The Myxococcota bacterium sequence AGCGGCGGCTCCGAGTAGACCAGCGCCGGCACGTCGCGCACCGAGTCGCGCCGCTTCTGGATCTCGGACCAGAGGTCGGTGAGATAGTCGATGTCGGCTTTGATGTCGGCCTCGGACACGCCGTGAGACACGGTGCGCACGATGAAGCCGAGCTCGCGCGGGCGGAGCTTCTCGACCAGCGCGCGCAGCCGCCGGCGCTCGCGGTCGCTCTCGATGCGCCGCGACACGCCCACGCGGTTCACCCAGGGCATCAGCACCAGGTGGCGGCCAGGCAGCGAGATGCGCGACGTGATGCGCGCGCCCTTGGTGCCCAGCGGCTCCTTCGAGACCTGCACGACGACCTCGCGGCCCTCCTGCAGCACGTCCTCGATCTGCGGCGGCGCGCCGCGCCGCCCGCGGCCACGGGAGTGGCCGTTGCCCTCGTCGTCGAGCTCGGCCTCGTCGAGCTCGGAGCGGTAGTCGCCCACGTACAGGAAGCCGGCCCGCTCCAGGCCGATGTCGACGAACGCGGCCTGCATGCCGGGCAGGACGCGAGTGACTCTACCCTTGTAGATGCCCCCGACGACGTCCCGTTCGTTGGCTCGCTCGATGTGGAGCTCGACGATCTTGTCGGACTCGCGCACGGCGACCCGCGTCTCGCGCGGGCCGACGTTCACGAAGAGTTCGTTTCGCATTCAGAATCCCCTCGGGATGCGCTCGCAGGTCCCCTGTCGCGCAGCCAGATGGGTCTGCGGCGGAGCCTGGGCGCACCGCAATAAGCGGTGAAGAAATGGACAGGTGGCTCCAGCGCGAGACGCGACCGCCGCCAAAAACAGCGTGTTCGGTCACCGCGTCCTCCTGGAGCCTGGCCTCCGAGCCCGGGCCTCGTTTTGGACCGCTGGATTTCGGAGGTTTCACCCGGACCGTAAAGCAACCGGCCCAGCCGGTCAATGCACAGCGCCGCCAGGGGAAATGGGGCGAGGCCGGGCGAAGGCGGTCGGATCTAGCTAACGTACCCGGCCATGTTGGACGCGGCCGTCCTCGTGCTGAACCGGTCTTTCTTGCCGATTCACGTCACGTCGGTGCGCCGCGCCTTCGTCTTGCTGTACCAGGGGCTCGCCAAGGCGGTGAACGAGAAGTACGACACGTTCGACTTCGACGCCTGGCGCCGGGAGCAGGTGCGGAGCGACGACACGTCCATCGGGACGGTCGGCGGCCGCATCCGCGTTCCGCGAGTCATTCAGCTCGCGCTCTTCGACCGCGTTCCGCGCAGACACGTGCGCTTCTCGCGCACGAACATCTACGCGCGAGATCGCAATACGTGTCAGTATTGTGGCCGGCGCAAGACACGTGCGGAGCTGAACCTCGATCACGTGATCCCGCGCTCGCAGGGGGGGCGAACGACTTGGGAGAACGTGGTCTGCAGCTGCGTCGAGTGCAATCGGCACAAGGGAGGTCGAACGCCGCGCCAGGCGCGGATGAGACTCTTCCGCGCGCCGCAGCGTCCTCGCTGGACGCCGATCGTGGGCATGGTCCCCCCAGGACAAACTCACCCCGAATGGGGTCCATTCTTGTCGATCCTGGATGCGCCGGACCGGAACACCGAGCTGGCTGAGCACTAGACGCGGAGAGCCCGGTCTCCCAGGACGCGGTGACGACGTCACCGCGACACCACCCAGTGTCGCCCGAATCTGGGCCGTGGGCGGCGGCAAGGGCGGCATCGGCAAGAGCTTCCTGGTCGCGAACCTCGCCACCGTGGCCGCGCGCTCGGGCCGGCGAGTCATTCTGATCGACGCCGACCTCGGCGGCGCCAACCTGCACACCTGTCTCGGCGTGCGCGCGGGCGAACGCATCTCGCTCAGTGACTACTTCGAGGACCGGGTGGTCGATCTCGAGAAGGTCGCGATCGAGACGCCGATCCCCGGGCTGCGGCTGATCTTGGGGGCGCTCGGTCACACGGGCAAGGCCGAGACCACCCAGGAGCAGCGCGCGACGCTCTTGCGCGCGGTGCGCCGGCTGCCGGCGGACCTGGTGATCTTCGACCTCGCGGCCGGCACCGACCGCTCGACCATCGACTTCTTCCTCGAGGCCGACGACGGCTTCGTGGTCACGACGCCCGAGCCGACCGCGATCGAGAACGCCTACGCGTTCCTGCGCGCGGCGTTCTACCGGCGGCTCGCGTCGGCGCTGCAGGAGTCCAACGTGCGCGAGCTGATCCGCGTCGCCATGGACCAGCGCAACGAGCGCGGCATCCGCACGCCCGCAGACCTGCTCGGGGCGGTGGAGCAGATCGACCACGCCGAGGCCGAGCGCTTCCGCCGCGTGCTCGAAGGATTCCGGCCCCACCTCGTGGTGAACCAGGTGCGAGACACCGAAGAAGTGAAGATGGGCTTCTCGATCACCAGCGTGTGCAAGAAGTATTTCGGGATCGACATCGACTACGCGGGCTACATCTGTTTCGACGACAACGTGTGGCGCTCGGTCAAGGACCGCCGGCCGCTGGTGCTCGCCTATCCCACCTCGGACGGCGCGCTCTACGTGCGGCGGATCGTGAAGAAGCTCCTGGGGACCTAGAGCATGCAGCCGCTCGGAGAGCAGACTTACTACGAGTTGCTGGAGGCGCCGGTCGAGGGCTCGCCGCAGCAGATCGAGCGCGCCTACCGGATCGCGCGCGCGACCTACGCGCCCTCGTCGACGGCGGTGTACTCGATCTTCAGCGCCGACGAGTGCGCGGCCATCCTGCGCCGGATCGAAGAGGCCTACGCGGTGCTGTCCGACGCCCGGCTGCGCCGCGAGTACGACGCGCGCTTGCGCCGCAGCGACCTGCGCCCGGGCGTGCCCACCACGTCCGCCCCGCCGGCCGGCGCGGCGCCGGCGCGTGACCCGCGCGAGCGTCCGCCTGCGCCGCCCGTGCGCCCGGCGCCGCCCGACCCCGACGTCGAGGGGTCGCTCGCGCCCGAGAACGGCGTGTTCGACGGCACGGTGCTGCGCCGCATCCGCGTCTCTCTGGGCATCGAGCTCGAGGAGATCGCAGCCACCACCAAGATCAACGAGCTGCACCTGCGCGCGATCGAGGGCAATCACTACGAGCAGCTCCCGCCGCCCGTGTACCTGCGCGGCTTCCTGAAGCAGTTCGCGAAGTGTCTCTCGCTGGATCCGAACCACGTCGCGGACAGCTACACTGGACGCATGCGGGAGAGCTCCGCGAGACGAGGCTGATGGACCCGGTCACCACCCCCGAGCGCGCCCGCCGGCTGGCGCGCGTGCTGGTCTCCGACGTGGCGGCGTACGCGGGCGACCAGGTGCGGATCGGGCTCGAGAAGGACGATCTCTTCGAGCGGCTCGCGCCCGAGATCGCGCGCGCGCGCACCTGGTACCTGCACCACGTCGACCCGTCCGTGGCCGAGCGCGTGCGGCTGTTCGACTTCGCGCTGGTCGACGTGCTGGTGTACCGGAACCGGCGCGTCCAGACCCACATCTGGTGAGGCTCGAGCACCGCGTGCCCGCGGAGCTCGCCGGCCAGAGACTCGACGCGGCGCTGGCGAAGCTCGAGCCCGGTCTCTCGCGCGCGCAGGTGCGGCGCCTGATCGAGCAGGGCGCGGTGACCGTGTCGGGCGCGGTCGTGAAGCCCGCGCACCGGCTGCGCGGCGGCGAGCTCGTCTCGGGCGCCGTGCCCGAGCCCGAGCCCAGCGAAGTCGGGGCCGAGGCGATCCCGCTCGCGATCCTCTACCAGGACGCCGACCTGGCGCTGATCGACAAGCCGGCCGGCCTGGTCGTCCACCCCGCGCCGGGTCACTCGGGCGGAACGCTGGTGAACGCGCTCCTGCACCACCTCACGGACCTGTCCGGCGTGGGCGGCGAGCTGCGGCCCGGCATCGTGCACCGGCTCGACAAGGACACGTCCGGCGTGCTGGTGGTCGCGAAGAACGACGCGGCGCATCGCGCGCTCGCCGCGCAGTTCAAGCTGCACTCGGTGCTGCGCGAGTATCTCGCGCTGGTGCGCGGCGCGCCGCGCGCCGCGCGGGGGCGCATCGAGGCGGCGATCGGCCGCCACCCCAAAGACCGAAAGCGCATGAGCACCGTGACCCGGCGCGGGCGCGCGGCCGTGACTCACTACGAGGTCGTGGAGCGCCTGCGCGGCGCGTCGCTCCTGCGGCTGCGGCTCGAGACCGGCCGCACGCACCAGGTGCGCGTGCACCTGGCGTCGATCGGCGTGTCGATCCTGGGCGATCCGGTCTACGGCGGCGGCCGCGCGCAGGGCGCGGAGCTCGGGCTCACGCGCCAGGCGCTGCACGCGGCCGTGCTGGGCTTCAGCCACCCGCGCAGCGGCGCCGCGCTGCGCTTCGAATCGCCGCTGCCGGAAGACATGAGGCGCGCGCTCGAGGCGCTGCGTGAGTGAGTCGCCGTTCCTGCGCGCGCCGGGGCTCGCGGCGCTGGGCGTCGAGCACGGCTTCGGCATGCGCGGCTCGGCCGAAGCCGCGCCGTCCGGCCTGGCGCTGGCCAAGCAAGTGCACGGAGTCACGCTGGTGCGCGCGCCGTTTACGGGCAGACCCGAGGCCGACGCCGTGTGGAGCGCCGAGCCCGGCGCTGCCGTGGGCGTGGTCACGGCCGACTGCGTGCCGATCCTGCTCGCGTGCCGGGACGGCCGCGCCGTGTGCGCCGTGCACGCCGGCTGGCGCGGCACCGCCGCGCGCATCGCGGCGCTCGCCGTGCGCGCCTTCGCGCGTGCGACGGGCGCGCCAGCCCGAGAGCTGGTCGCCGCGATCGGCCCCCACATCGGCCCCTGCTGCTACGAGGTCGACGCGCCGGTGCTCGCCGCCATCCCCGAGCGCAGCGTGTTCCGGGCCGCGCGTCCCGGTCACGCCATGCTCGACCTGTTCGCCGCGAACCGCGCCCAGCTGGTCGGCGCCGGCGTCCCCGCCCGCGCCATCGAGCGGGTCGGCGGCTGCACGGCCTGTGACTCGCTGCGCTACGTGAGCTACCGCCGGGACAAGCAGTCCGGCCGATTGGTCCATTGGGCCCGGGTCAGGCCGCGCTAGCCGCTCAATCTGCGTGCGCGCGATCCCGAAGAGGGACGGGTCTCCCCCGCTCCACTCACTCCCAACCGCATGAAACTCACCGAGCTCAGGAACAAGAGCGCGGGCGACCTCGCCGCGCTCGCGTCCGCGGCGGGCCTCGAAGCCACCGGCGGCATGCGCAAGCAGGACCTGATCTTCGCGCTGCTGCAGCGGCACGAGGAGACGGCCGGCGAGATCGAGGCCTCGGGTGTGCTCGAGCGCATGCCCGACGGCTACGGCTTCCTGCGCTCGGCCGAGGCCAGCTACCTGCCCGGGCCCGACGACGTGTACGTCTCGGCTGCGCAGGTCCGCCGCTTCAACCTGCACACGGGTGACTCGCTCGAGGGCACGGTGCGGCCGCCGCGCGACGGCGAGCGCTATCTCTCGCTGGTGCGCATCGAGCGGCTGAACTTCGCCCCGCCCGAGGAAGCGCGGCGCCGGCTCAGCTTCGACTCACTCACCGCGCTCTACCCCACGGCGCGTTTCAACCTG is a genomic window containing:
- a CDS encoding HNH endonuclease — translated: MLDAAVLVLNRSFLPIHVTSVRRAFVLLYQGLAKAVNEKYDTFDFDAWRREQVRSDDTSIGTVGGRIRVPRVIQLALFDRVPRRHVRFSRTNIYARDRNTCQYCGRRKTRAELNLDHVIPRSQGGRTTWENVVCSCVECNRHKGGRTPRQARMRLFRAPQRPRWTPIVGMVPPGQTHPEWGPFLSILDAPDRNTELAEH
- a CDS encoding P-loop NTPase: MRRTGTPSWLSTRRGEPGLPGRGDDVTATPPSVARIWAVGGGKGGIGKSFLVANLATVAARSGRRVILIDADLGGANLHTCLGVRAGERISLSDYFEDRVVDLEKVAIETPIPGLRLILGALGHTGKAETTQEQRATLLRAVRRLPADLVIFDLAAGTDRSTIDFFLEADDGFVVTTPEPTAIENAYAFLRAAFYRRLASALQESNVRELIRVAMDQRNERGIRTPADLLGAVEQIDHAEAERFRRVLEGFRPHLVVNQVRDTEEVKMGFSITSVCKKYFGIDIDYAGYICFDDNVWRSVKDRRPLVLAYPTSDGALYVRRIVKKLLGT
- a CDS encoding helix-turn-helix domain-containing protein, which translates into the protein MQPLGEQTYYELLEAPVEGSPQQIERAYRIARATYAPSSTAVYSIFSADECAAILRRIEEAYAVLSDARLRREYDARLRRSDLRPGVPTTSAPPAGAAPARDPRERPPAPPVRPAPPDPDVEGSLAPENGVFDGTVLRRIRVSLGIELEEIAATTKINELHLRAIEGNHYEQLPPPVYLRGFLKQFAKCLSLDPNHVADSYTGRMRESSARRG
- a CDS encoding RluA family pseudouridine synthase, which codes for MRLEHRVPAELAGQRLDAALAKLEPGLSRAQVRRLIEQGAVTVSGAVVKPAHRLRGGELVSGAVPEPEPSEVGAEAIPLAILYQDADLALIDKPAGLVVHPAPGHSGGTLVNALLHHLTDLSGVGGELRPGIVHRLDKDTSGVLVVAKNDAAHRALAAQFKLHSVLREYLALVRGAPRAARGRIEAAIGRHPKDRKRMSTVTRRGRAAVTHYEVVERLRGASLLRLRLETGRTHQVRVHLASIGVSILGDPVYGGGRAQGAELGLTRQALHAAVLGFSHPRSGAALRFESPLPEDMRRALEALRE
- a CDS encoding polyphenol oxidase family protein encodes the protein MSESPFLRAPGLAALGVEHGFGMRGSAEAAPSGLALAKQVHGVTLVRAPFTGRPEADAVWSAEPGAAVGVVTADCVPILLACRDGRAVCAVHAGWRGTAARIAALAVRAFARATGAPARELVAAIGPHIGPCCYEVDAPVLAAIPERSVFRAARPGHAMLDLFAANRAQLVGAGVPARAIERVGGCTACDSLRYVSYRRDKQSGRLVHWARVRPR